The Penicillium digitatum chromosome 6, complete sequence genome has a window encoding:
- a CDS encoding uncharacterized protein (putative transposable element): MTKIQKVRTLEHNDTDPSGWKQALAYQLIPYALEWLLDSNIPRPHKSHTSFGRWKYWSRLVASWMYNQIDVTLQNKLRNLSKMPKYADQLYDELMSMTQGSDRMQTAFIEMRKFDKMKRSDYNSASEYIEEYQRQYHVLARFKAAPHPSHGLSQVLQNIELEVMKVQFISEEVASLEPKKLTLDKVEEYWRALQAAADMEGVANATYNNNAGRGRGNGRGGRGGNRGGRGGQNNNGHNDDNTQSNKDTNAVEDDTATAKKKKKKGLRKQPADGKDIHEYANEMRNGTQKDDNNMCSFCGFGPHTAKRCAYLSENPPVSWEPSGNLWAYSKAIHRAQRQDGQNNMVVAAANSVDRRNDWLLDTGSDKTLTHDIEDFHTYQLDHPDTAYAYKDYSGNRVVTLGHGQIIVRTALPGRNGKTHSFMTTGYYTQGGHGKLLGMQKLLEEQDISYDTRTKYLTNGEGDIVGYADTSTGVPYLVSPKDDDDPNEVKSDIDSDSDDEEIGFVNKVTAYEIHRRLGHAGKARIASTLQHAEQLGDDEQYGSEHFDCDACFQGKSKLKISRQPQARVQDVAWKFHVDTQPMKPTGPNGENYWLPVVDDASRLIEGIMLKNKSDAYYKLTAFCEKIKLLTGRYPGIWRMDGGTEFKEFIKWGEKHGMTFEITPPYTAEPNGTVERFGGHINDIQRTMIIDAKMTEEMWPYATDTAIYIYNRLINPKTKISPLTHWRQELEIPNAEPSLKHLKPWGTTAYVHIPKPKRIQARKAAPRAWKGKLVGYEGDGGHVYKVWDPATRKLVVSRDVGFPQPGDDDNDDTGSMLVNGVPTDPKDPDGDNDVVGFMPVSLTQDDEISKPEIKQRQMAPVTPSTIHLPTIYGSASTMPETPQKTIVPPMRQRKLFQSFLPTVGEEPMMTGARITEITNPPTENVPDVIKQKKEDLGRRLQQLSTQVSQLAESMDDVRRDADNIERSASKESDDLTPSPERQRAVYEYPFSSPIQQASVSPSHEIISIQSSPDPISQDPATPAPPPPRRSRRANIGIAPDRYHDPEQKHLAVEYEKRDRDIQRTAKRAKAKESGGNNLTEGDGQGSAGPSAMSATADMTMDKAEMSKVDIDEPFLYNGKPLYAKDVDLPSTYKQAQKSPFWPQWLDAMQRQLGDLVAKNTWSLILKPPKAKILPGQWRFTVKSNTRDEVYEFKARWVVCGNFQDKNDGETYAPVVAECMIKIVFTLIAVYGLRWRQVDFTAAYLNASREDVETVYMRQPTGFEYADAEGDKNQWVCTLNQALFGLRDSAFLWNEEMDCKLRQIGFHPLDDDPCVYVKGKGTELTIMMIHVDDFIIAAPTDEDIEKVVNELRQYYDLKDLGEPKQYLNCALHRDYDNCTITMSQEAYIQKVLRTANAGSGWKDTPLPAAWRESPANASNVLDDDSFDQYQSVVGMLNWLAVKTRPDIRFAVTRLQHRLANPTFEDLHAMQHVVKYLRHMPDVGITLGRTQELRFYAHVDASHADWEDSKSTEGSIWYFAGSPVIWTTKKQTITANSTTVAEWCALDQPTRDAMWLGKIARSFMLPEQRPIEIHTDNINSQLLLTKKGGKSANRWLDLRWFFVKDAVAQGHVDIRRVDTKKNAADGFTKALAKEQFEAFVGLIGMI; this comes from the coding sequence atgaccaaaatccagaaagttcggacactggaacacaatgacactgatccaagtggttggaaacaggcactggcttaccagctgatcccatatgcattggaatggttgttagacagcaacattcccagacctcacaagtcgcatacttcattcggaagatggaagtactggtctcgcttggttgctagctggatgtacaaccagatcgacgtcaccctacagaacaaactacgcaacctgtccaagatgcctaaatacgccgatcaactgtatgacgaactcatgtcaatgacacaaggaagtgatcggatgcagacagcgtttatcgagatgcggaagttcgacaagatgaaacgatcggactacaactcggcaagcgagtacattgaggaataccagcgacagtaccacgtgctagctagattcaaagcagcaccacacccatcacacggcttatcacaagttcttcaaaacattgaactggaagtcatgaaagtacagttcattagtgaggaagttgcaagtctggagcctaagaaactcaccctcgacaaggtggaggagtactggagagcacttcaagcagcagctgacatggaaggtgtcgctaatgctacttacaacaacaatgccggccgaggccgaggcaatggaagaggtggtcgtggaggaaaccgaggtggccgaggtggtcaaaacaacaacggtcacaatgacgacaacacccaatccaacaaagataccaatgccgtcgaggatgatacagctactgctaaaaagaagaagaagaagggtcttcgcaagcagcctgccgatggcaaagacattcatgaatacgcaaatgagatgcgtaatggcacacaaaaggatgacaacaacatgtgctcattctgtggctttggaccacacactgcgaagagatgtgcctatctcagtgagaaccctccagtttcgtgggaaccgtccggcaacctctgggcctattcaaaggcaatccacagagcccaacgtcaagatggacaaaacaatatggttgttgcagctgccaattctgttgataggaggaacgattggttgcttgacactggatctgacaagacattgacgcatgacatcgaagactttcacacataccaactggatcatcctgacactgcctatgcgtacaaagactactctggcaatagagttgtcacgctaggtcatggtcaaatcattgtgagaactgctctgccagggagaaatggtaagacgcactcgtttatgacaactggttactatactcaaggaggacacggcaagctattaggcatgcaaaagcttcttgaagagcaagacatctcttatgacacacgtactaagtatctcacaaatggtgagggtgacattgtggggtatgcagatacatcaactggtgtcccgtaccttgtcagtccaaaagacgacgatgaccccaatgaggtcaaatctgacatagattccgattctgatgatgaagaaattggattcgtgaacaaagtgactgcgtacgagatccaccgacgtctcggacatgctggaaaagcacgaattgcctccacattacaacatgctgaacagctaggtgatgatgaacaatacggctcggagcatttcgactgtgatgcctgtttccaaggtaaatcaaagctcaaaatttctcgtcaaccacaggcaagggtgcaggatgtggcatggaaattccacgtagatacacaaccaatgaagcctaccggaccaaatggagagaactactggttgccagtcgtcgacgatgcatctcgactgatcgagggaatcatgttgaagaacaaaagtgatgcctactataagcttactgcgttctgtgaaaagatcaaattgctcactggcagatacccaggcatctggcgaatggatggtggcacagagttcaaagagttcatcaaatggggtgagaagcatggtatgactttcgagatcacaccaccatacactgctgaaccaaatggcactgtggagcgcttcggtggacatatcaacgacatccagagaacgatgattattgatgcaaagatgacggaagagatgtggccatatgcgacagacacagccatctacatctacaacagactgatcaatccgaaaaccaagatctcgccgctaacacattggcgtcaagagctcgagattccaaacgcagagccttctttgaagcaccttaaaccatggggaacaactgcatacgttcatattccgaagcctaagaggattcaggctaggaaagcagcacccagagcatggaaaggaaagctcgttggttatgagggggacggtggtcatgtttacaaagtatgggatccagctactaggaaactagtggtatctcgtgatgttggctttccacaacccggagatgacgataacgatgatacgggatcaatgctagtcaacggagtacctacCGATCCAAAGGACCCAGATGGAGATAATGATGTCGTCGGATTCATGCCTGTCTCACTAACACAAGACGatgagatctcgaagccagagATTAAACAACGACAGATGGCACCTGTCACGCCGTCTAcaattcatcttccaacaatCTATGGTAGTGCATCTACAATGCCCGAGACACCACAGAAGACAATTGTTCCACCAATGAGACAACGCAAACTCTTTCAAAGTTTTCTTCCTACTGTGGGGGAGGAGCCTATGATGACAGGCGCAAGAATTACTGAGATTACGAACCCTCCTACAGAGAACGTTCCAGATGtcattaaacagaagaaagaagacctTGGGAGGAGACTTCAACAGCTGTCTACCCAAGTATCTCAGTTAGCTGAGAGCATGGACGATGTTCGTCGAGATGCTGACAAcattgagagatctgctaGTAAGGAATCAGATGACTTGACTCCTTCTccagagagacagagagcagTTTACGAATACCCGTTCTCGTCTCCAATTCAACAAGCTAGTGTGTCACCTAGTCATGAAATCATCTCAATTCAATCGTCACCAGACCCTATCTCTCAAGACCCAGCTACACCggctccaccaccaccccgaCGATCGAGACGAGCGAATATCGGAATCGCACCCGACCGATACCACGATCCGGAGCAGAAGCACCTCGCCGTCGAGTACGAGAAGCGAGACCGAGACATTCAACGCACAGCCAAGAGGGCAAAAGCGAAGGAATCAGGCGGTAATAACTTGACGGAGGGTGATGGACAGGGGTCTGCGGGACCTAGTGCGATGTCAGCAACAGCTGATATGACAATGGATAAAGCCGAAATGTCAAAGGTTGACATTGACGAGCCATTTCTTTACAATGGGAAGCCATTATACGCAAAGGACGTTGATCTACCATCTACGTACAAGCAAGCACAGAAGAGCCCTTTCTGGCCTCAATGGCTAGATGCTATGCAGAGACAACTGGGTGATCTCGTGGCTAAAAACACATGGAGCCTGATTCTTAAGCCACCAAAGGCTAAGATTCTGCCAGGTCAATGGCGATTCACTGTCAAATCCAACACCAGAGATGAAGTTTACGAATTCAAAGCACGATGGGTCGTGTGTGGCAACTTCCAGGACAAGAATGATGGAGAAACATATGCCCCTGTTGTCGCCGAATGCATGATCAAAATCGTTTTTACACTGATTGCAGTGTATGGTCTTAGATGGAGACAGGTTGATTTCACTGCCGCATATCTCAATGCTTCACGTGAAGACGTGGAGACAGTCTATATGAGACAACCGACAGGCTTCGAGTATGCAGACGCCGAAGGTGACAAGAACCAATGGGTATGCACGCTTAATCAAGCGCTCTTTGGACTGCGAGACTCTGCTTTCTTATGGAACGAAGAGATGGATTGCAAACTACGTCAGATTGGTTTCCATCCGTTGGATGATGACCCCTGTGTTTAtgtcaaaggcaaaggcaCTGAGTTGACCATTATGATGATTCATGTCGatgattttatcattgcagcaCCTACAGACGAAGATATCGAAAAAGTCGTCAATGAACTCCGCCAGTACTatgatttgaaggacctcggagaaccaaagcagtatctgaactgtgcactacacagagactatgacaattgcacgatcactatgtctcaggaagcctatattcagaaggttctacgtactgcaaatgcaggttctggatggaaggatacaccattgccagccgcatggagagagtcacctgccaatgcatccaatgtgctagatgacgattcatttgatcaatatcaatcagttgtcggcatgttaaactggctagcagtcaagactaggccagacattcgcttcgcagttactcgcttgcaacatcgtttggcgaaccctacatttgaagaccttcacgccatgcaacacgtcgtcaagtacctgagacatatgcctgacgttggcattacacttggtcgtacgcaagaacttcgattctatgcgcatgtggacgcatctcatgcggactgggaggatagcaagtcaaccgaaggaagtatatggtacttcgccggctctccagtcatatggactacaaagaagcaaaccatcactgccaattcgaccactgtcgcagaatggtgtgcactagatcaacct